In Magallana gigas chromosome 1, xbMagGiga1.1, whole genome shotgun sequence, the sequence TACGTTCGTGGGGCTGTAAATTCGTGTGCCAGAAAGGCCAGAAGTAAATGTCTCCCTTGAACATTCATGATTCAAACGTATACTGATACATGGATGGTATTTATACTATGACTTAATAATTTAATGGCTATACTAATGTTGTTTGCATATATGAATGCTTAAAATTTCTGTTATAATAGATATAAGTGTGTTAGTTCCATAATGCAGTTGCAATTTAAACACAAATaccaaaaagaaaatttaaatcgAAAATTGCTTTCAATGTTTCAGTTTGCAAAAATATAACACACTTCAACGATTATAGGGAATCAGGATTGGTTTCTGAGtattttgtacatttgttttttaaagatggGCCGAATATTTCTACCAACACTCATTTTATTCCACCACAAGCCTCCATTTTGGATCACAGTACAGTGATATTTGGAAACAACGTCACAATTGATTGTCACGTGACTGGAATTCCTCCTCCTGACATCATATGGCTTCTTAATGACGTTAGACGttttctaatatatatatatatatatatatatatatatatatatatatatatatatatatatatatatatatatatatatatatatatatatatatatatatttatatatatgcatatactATGAATAGCTTTAAGGATGTAATgtgaaattgttttcttttataacaCGATTAAAACatcttaaattaataaaataaaatgtttgcatacatgtttataaaataggcttttgataacaaatattattttactaaaggactatgtgcggtatggtcaaatatctgcccccgatttcaaccaatttttaaatagtatcgtataaaaatgaaatcttcacaaatcattgtaaagaggatgccttAACTTTactcttgattttagtcatcattgctcactcgctgtttatctatgacgtcacttaaatgacctaGTTCCcgcaaaggactatgtgcggtatggccaaatatctgcccccaattttaaccaatttttaaatagtgtccaataaaaatcaaatcttcataaatcattgtacagtggATGCCTATAactaaaatcatgattttagtcatcattgctcattcgctatttatctatgacgtcaactaaatgacctaattcccacaaatttgtaaacaattgaaaatatttccaattttgctatatattttgcattcggaagtatagagcgcaggtctgctcaagtaagattttaacatatgttttttttttctgataaatatacacattatactaaaaatggtacttgagcaagcctgcgctcgatgtttcccagtcaaaaaaccatcggaaaacacccatattttgctacaaaacatcaatatatcaaaattaggcaatcttcatgacgtcatttctacattatgacgtcactgtggtgataatcTTTTGCACccatattttaaatatgattctaactatcttccaccttatttttaaagctctttataaaacttaaatttttggggcaaaaaatgcataaaaccgcacatagtcctttgcaaacaaatgaagattttctcatttttgctctaaattttgcattcggaagtatagagcgcaggtctgctcaagtgcgattttaacacatgtttttcttcagatagttatacatattatactaaaaaatggaacttgagcaagcctgcgctcgatgtttcccagtcaaaaaaccgtcggaaaacacccatattttgctacaaaacatcaatttatcaaaatagtgcaatattcatgacgtcatttctacattatgacgtcactgtggtaaTAACCGTTTACACCTTAATTTCCAAAATGATTTTAACtttctttcaccttattttaaagctatttctaaaactttgattttggggggcaaagattgaataaaaccgcacttagtcctttgtattaaatttcagattcaaaatttaaaaagttaaaaatattttgttaaacattgtAGAGGCTGatacaaaataacaatattgtTCAAAAAGGAAATCGGTTGCATTTATATGAAACATCTTTAAAAGAAGAAGGTGTGTTCACATGTATAGCAAAAAATAGGGCGGGAGAAGACAGTGCCCACACAAATGTGTATGTTGTAGGGGGTAagtttttttattcaacaaatgaaaatttgatttgatttatcatcataaaaaatttaaaaatgtgtcAGTATTTATGACGCTTTGCAAATTTAGTTTTAAACCATACCTGTTTTGCACATGGTTGTATTGTTAATAGTGATGCCCGTTATCGACTTCTTGTCGGACTCCGTCTATGCATTAACGGGCTCCTCAGTCAGTTTTCGCTGCCATGCTTCCGGAATCCCTGAACCAAACATATTTTGGTATTTCGTATCGGTAAGATTCAGTTTCCAAATCACATAATCGTAATTGaattaacttcaaaacaaaatttaaagtgGCTTGAATTGCCCATATTGTTTTAGGAACACACATTGGTATAACTTGtccaaaaaattattataagacataaaatataaaatatcaacaacaaatATTAGCAATTAAACTACTGTGTTTTTCTACATTCGTTGAATAGCAAATGttcatggatttcgttgttagGTTGATCCACTAGATTAAATGTTTCTTGAAGTGTAGTTTACATTTTGTTTAGGCATAGGCCACTAAATAACACACCCTAGGCCtagaaactgtgattttcatttaaatccAGGAAAAATTGATATCCTAGAATATTTGTGAAACCACAATATCTATCATAGGTGAGTGGTGAGGTAGGTTTTCCTGAATCTAACTACCACATCAGTCCTGACCACACCCTGCTGACTATACACAGCGCCCGCAAGTCTGGAACAGTCTGGTGTATCGCCAGGAACAGCTATGGGGTGACCAATGCCAAAGTCTACCTCTGGATCCGCCTACGTATGTTTGTAGAATTAGTTGCTTTTTCATTTGTACAAATGTCATAGataaaaatgatcaattttTGTATAGATAAATTGAAGTGGTTTTATTACAAAAACGGTTCTAAATTCCACTTACTTGATTTgctttttgataaatatatatatgtaggtcGAAATATTCAAAATCTACATTCTAAAaagaactgaattttttttaaacaatcaaacaagATAAAAATAGAACTAGTTTCCttggttaaaaattaacatctgATGGAAATTGATAATGCTTAGAGTCGTATTTGCGAAATTTAGTAGGGTATACTGCAATAGGTGTAATCTAGAATTTAAATAAACAGAATTGCTCTACATTTACTTATCTTATGTATCTCAATTGTTTAGGTTACTTTAACATATAAAAAGACgtcaattctttttaaaaatagtttagaTATCGTTTTCATTGTCACCAACATTGAATTATTCAcgattatttcattaatttcgagaaaaaaaaagttagtaaaattgaatgaaatctGTTTTATCAGTAATTTATCAGTTCTTAAGAAAAGGTTTTAGTGTCATTTGATTTTTCCTATATTCCGTGCagactttatatttttatcatgcaATTCGTTTGGTTAAAAACACCATTTTATCGTAGTGGAGCTTGATATGTAGTGAAAAGCAAATCTTTATTGTAATATGGTTAAATATACAGTTAAAGCGTCTCTGTGCTTACGTTTCATctgattattattttgttttgtcttttcaGCTGATTTGATTGGATGAAGGAAAAAG encodes:
- the LOC105344880 gene encoding neural cell adhesion molecule 2, with product MQPGFIIVFGFYFSLKYSFNDAQVTQTNPIQALDNHLKPTVSIPDVLLLKSGDDVSIPCNTTSTEQITITWNYEAGSFPSNVQQVGTNLVITRADLSDSGIYLCHVNTSRHVSYKLLLITVDGPNISTNTHFIPPQASILDHSTVIFGNNVTIDCHVTGIPPPDIIWLLNDRLIQNNNIVQKGNRLHLYETSLKEEGVFTCIAKNRAGEDSAHTNVYVVGVMPVIDFLSDSVYALTGSSVSFRCHASGIPEPNIFWYFVSVSGEVGFPESNYHISPDHTLLTIHSARKSGTVWCIARNSYGVTNAKVYLWIRLPDLIG